The genomic segment TCTTACATCAGCCTtcatttcccctctctctctctctctccctctctccctctccctctctcttttccactCCCTGAAAGTCCTCACAAGGAAGAGGTCAGTGACTCCAGTGCTGAATGCATTAACTCACAGAAGTAGATGTGGAATATTTCCTGAAACTGATGGTTTTATAATAACAAGAGAAGAACTTGCGAAAGTAAGTCAAATCCATATTTTTACTCATATGTGACTATTAAGCTTGGAGTGGAAACTGACTGTGAAGAAAGTTTGTGCTAACACAGCTCAGCTCGGTATAGAGAATATATCATACCGGAAAGTACATAACACAGAACTACATGAAGTATATGTATTTGTTTACATTAAGGTGAAAAGGGGCAGGATATCTGcacttcatttcatttgtttttattgaatcaGTAGCTCATATATACCCTTTTAGAAAAGTTATTCCACTCTTCATGATCTTCATGTCAGAGTGCCAGAATTGGAAACTCAAGTGAAAACTGTGTGACAGACACAGGTTTTGAagattaaataacattttaacttttctaAATTTGCATTTAGAAAGAAAGATAATTCCATACAAGTCTTCATTTCATACTGTAGCACTGGCACAGAATGGCATCATCACGGCATATCTCTGGTGAGCCGACCACGTGAACGATTTGGTGCAATTTCTGAACAGAAGTCGAAGGTGCTAGTCAAGTTTGTTAGAGTTTAACGTTGCTTAAACCTACACAGGACTTGTACTAAGATAAATAAATCCAAgttctgtggaggagagagtaAGACCCTGGGCTACAAGGAGAACTGTGTGTGCTTTTACCAGCATGTGTCTCACCAAGGTTTAATGGATGCTGAACTCTGTACAACTACATGCAACATCCTGAAATATAACTGTTATCTATATAACtgaacttttttcttttatgataAATGTGTGTCCAACACTAACACCTTTAGTGTTGTGTAACCCTGCATTTGATTGATTAGTGTATGTTTATTTTGGTATGTATAATCTACATCTAAAGCACCAGATTTTCTGTAGTAAATGTGTTTGGTTCTTTGATTTATGACCTTCCTGAAACTTCCACCATCCAGGTGTGTCGAGAAGAGATGAAGGTCATGACACTTCATCCGATTACGAACCATGTCTATTTTTTCCTGCTGGCTGCGGCTGTCCGGTGTCAAGTCAACCCAGGTAAATTAGAGATTTCACTTTTGCATCCATGTCCTTCTAGCCAAGATAAGGTACTGGATAGATATCCTAATCCAAAAAATAGGAATAGGTTGTTGCAGAGATAACAACAAAGGTTCAACCTGTTTCATGCACGTGTCATTTAGACAATGAATGCCATAATAAGattaattttttgttttaatgtttgatcaGTGAATGATGTCGAGCCGGTGtcattcaaaaaaatgtaaagacactCTTTATATTTTTGAGGGATAAGCATGTTGACAACATAGAGAAGCAATTTTAGGTGGGTGGGCTTATAGCTCAAgaatgtaatgtgtgtgtatgtgtgagaaagtgagggagagtgtgtgtatgtggtttaCCTAATGGTCAGACAGCAAATAACATCAGAACAGGCGAACCTTTCACAAGCAGGGGGcattcatggaaaaaaaaagttagaaaattCGTAGGCGTAGCTgtaggtaacacacacacacacacacacacacacacctacacacacgctccctctcacacacatgcactcattTTACTTTTGAATATTTACACAGTAAAAGGGTTATTTGTTCTGACACTGTCTTTAAGAACATGTTAGGCGTTCAGTGTGTacaagtgaataaaacacagacgcCCCTTAATAACCGGGTAGCCATGTTTAGGATACACAAATTTCTATGCAAAAGTAAGATGTAGAGGTCAGTTTCCCAGTAATATgaacacttaaatgtagcattTGTTGATTTCAAATAGATTTTTAGTTGATTGAGTTATTAACCAGCAGGTTCTGGtgctttaaaacacagaaatgtctCTCACGTGTCTGCGGGAGAGATTGTGAAAAAGGACGAGCAAGCATCTCTGAGGCCACTCCCGCCTCGCTCTGCTTAGACTGGCACCCACACAGTGACACCTCTGTTTGGCATTAGGGGCCTGCAGGGCTGCAGGAAAGGGGactgaggggtggggggggggcttaccACTTACGCTTCCTCACATCCTGCAAACACACGAAAAGGATCGAAACTACACGTGAGAAAATACAGGCGCACAGTAACACGTactaaaacacattaaaatgtacctcaaaatgtgtgtgtcagtgatgcCTTGTGTGTTTTGTAGAGATGTGTCGGTATCCTCTGGGTATGACTGGTGGGCAGATCCAGGACGAGGACATCTCTGCATCCAGCCAGTGGTCTGAGTCAACTGCTGCAAGATTCGGCAGGCAGGTTTCAagacacacatttctttttttttatatctcaaTTTAAGACATAAAGctattttcacatatgcactcctgaaaatctctACGGTTTTCCAGACCGCCAGCCCCTAGAATCTTTCTGAGTTGCTTGTTTTATAGCAAGGAGgcttagatagatagatgttcCAAGATGGTGCACGGGCAACAGAGTCCAGTGCTGTGATGAAAGTTTTTCCTTTTATATCTTTGCAACATGTAATTGGATATATTCACAGTATCCATGTAACAGTAAAACATTAGCATAATGATCATCAGAAAACAATATGAAGAAGTTTCAATATGTGCAAGAAGATcgcacctgtcaatcattgGTTGCGTGATCTAAATGTCATCAACCCACCCGCTTGCTCAGCGGGAGatttcctgaacatttcctgaacatttcctgcagCATAGACACATCAGTTCACTCCAACTACTACATTCCAAAATTATTATGTCCACATATGCAGCTCCCCCTgaaactttgtgaaatgtattttcttgcATGAGTGAATAGGGCTgtaaaatatgtcttttttcATGTCCTGAGAGATGCACATGTTCAATGAACTTCAATGAATTTGAATTCAAGATAGATTTTATACGGATAATCTATATGGTTCTTTCAACCTTCAATGGCCATTGCTATTTCTGCCAaattctgttttgatttaatcCAACTAGTCACTACATGGTTGTGAAATACTGCCTAATTCTTAATGTTCCAAACAagggtttttaatttttttaatttgtattattattcaGTAGCTGTTCTGGACATTAAAGAAACCACAAAATCTTCATCAGCTGGTGGAGTTTGCTCATGGGTCGTACaacttaaaaacttaaaaatgttaacTTTTGTGACAGCTGAGCCAACTCCATCTGCACAAGAAGATCAATGGATTTGGATTGGACTTTTTCAAAAGCTCCAGAGCAGCAACTCAATGGACCTTGAGAAGAGATTGTTTGACTCCCAGCATATGTAGAAGTTTATACTATACAATATGTGCAGCAGAAACATCGAGTAGTCAAAGATGCAAATTTAGATTTCCGATAGAGAAAAGATCATGCATGAGGGATACATTTACTTGCTCTATGTTTCATGTCTTGTTAATTCTTCCTCCACTCGGCATGCCTTTGAACACTCCTCACTCGCTCTTatccatcttttctccctctctctgaacTCTCTGCCCTCCTCTCTTGTTTCTTCCTCCTCTACAGACTTGACCTGGATAACGGAGACGGTGATGGAGCTTGGTGTCCTGACATCATGTCAGAGCCAGACGGCCTCAAAGAGTTCCTTCAGGTGGACCTGCGCTCACTGCACTTCATTACCCTGGTGGGCACCCAGGGTCGCCATGCCGACGGGATGGGTAACGAGTTTGCCCAGAGATACAGGATCAAGTACAGCCGCGACGGCAGCAACTGGGTGGGCTGGCATGATAGGAAGGGAAGGCAGGTAAGTGTGTATAGATGTTATTGTGTGAAGGGGAGATACCTGCCAATGTGTACTAACATATGAACAAAATGATGCTCGGTATCCACTTTGTGAAAATACTTGAGCCCAAAACCTTTGGCATCCTGTAAGTACAATAACCCAAACCTCAAGACTTATTATTTATCTGATATTTGcttgaaaattgaaaatttgcaacaacaacacaggttATGTCAAATGCCAAGATGTCAAATTAACTGGCTGTGATTAGctgacacctgacagacagccAGCAGCATCCACCTGTCACTGAAAAACAACCTTCTCCTAATCTCCTAATGATAGACAGTATAAATTTAAGCCTAAATACAATTTAATCTGATAATTAATGCAAGAATCAATCCTCTGTACAGTTTTCATGGTGTGGTAAATGAGCTAAAGGGACctaaatgttgtatttctttcAGGTTGtggacatgtttatttctgctgttcagtTTGGTATGTTAATACGTGTTAACACAGTATCTGATCTGAATCTTTTCCCCACCAATGCTCAGAGATGGCAGCAGATGGGATCAACAGATAACAGCAGATAATCTCCGATGTCATGGGTTAGATGAAAATTTCAGCAGAGCAAGAAGGAGATTAATTAGACCAgttttttctggttttgttaaaatgtaactATTTGCCAATCCCATTTTTATGCAGCTTTAGTGCTGcagcacacattttttaattttgaaatacagaaacattgttTCTAAACAGAAGAGTTTTTCTCCAAAGAATcaaaacatgaacaacatgCAAATAATTTTTTCATGGTTTGACTTTCAGCCCTGACACGTTTCACTCGCTCActcatttcttctttgtgtgttttgtgtctcctCTGCCAGGTGATTGAGGGGAACAGGAATGCGTACGATGTGGTGCTGAAGGACCTGGAACCTCCAATCATTGCTCGATTTGTGCGCTTCATGCCTGTGACGGATCACTCCATGATCGTGTGCATGAGAGTGGAGCTCTACGGCTGTGAATGGCTCGGTCAgtatttacattacattacagagTGCAATGTCTTCAGCTTCACTATAGCcctatatttgtttgtttttgtggattcatttttgttacTTGCTGGTTAGTATTAGACTTTAGACATGCAAAACTTGTTCTTTTTTATGATCTTCTATAAGCATGCAGTGAATAAGTCCTGTCCTCTCTGCCCCTGCAGATGGCCTGATGTCTTATAGTATTCCAGATGGGCACCAAATGATCTACAGAGGCCTGGATGTCTACTTTAATGACTCTGTGTATGATGGAGCGTTGGCTGAAAGGTCTGCATTTTACTGCTTCTTAAAGAAGAAACATGAAGTCATATTTTGATCAATTGTGCGTGTGGTGTTTTTCTCTGAGCTCCTTAATAAATAGGATTTAAAATGCATGTCTTCATTTATATTTCCACTGTTCATCCCCTCCACTAGGCTGACAAAGGGCCTGGGCCAACTGACAGACGGTACCTGGGGATTGGATGATTTCCTCCACAGCCACATATACGGCATGTGGCCGGGCTACGACTTTGTGGGTTGGAGCAACAAGAGCTTCCCCAAAGGTTATGTGGAGATGATCTTTGAGTTCGACCACATCCGAAACTTCACCTCCATGAAGGTAAGGAGCAGGGGGAGTACACAAGtgaaatattttagaaaaatgcTGAGCCAACACTACGGTTTAGTGAGTTGTGTAGCATGACACTGGGCAAGCATCCATCTCCAATAGCTGCAGGGATTTTTACTGAgacataaaatgtataaaatgatgCAGAATAGCCCTGTATAATGAGCCTATTTGTCATGGGATGGGTAAGTGCTGTGTCCAGAGATGAAAGATGTTTCAGCTACAGCACAGCAAAACAGATTAGTCATCAGTACACCTGCTCCTGCGTCATCTTTCCATTTTTAACCCTGACTCTGAGGTAACCGTTTAGTCATCATGGtcaatttttaaaaaggaaaaaaaggcacaTGGCTAGTCGGTAGGATAATTTAATATTTGCATGACATAGATTTAATCAAATTGAGTATGCCAATGTTCCATCCTCAGGTCCACTGTAACAACATGTTCAGCAGAGGAGTGAGGATGTTCAGACAGGCCGGCTGTTACTTCCGGTCAGGATCAGACTGGGAGCCCGAGCCCGTAACCTTCAGGCCTGCTGTGGACCGTGTGAGCCAGAGCGCCCGCTTTGTCACCGTGCCGCTTGGAGACCGCACAGCCAGCGCCATCAAGTGCCGCTTCCACTTCAGCGACGTGTGGATGCTGTTCAGCGAGGTGGCCTTCCAGTCAGGTAAAATCACACACTGTTTATGTTAATTTATTAGCTGCTGTCATTTCACACTGACCCTCAGCTTCCACCTCTGACCCGACGTCTTTGTCCTTCTTCTGTAGGCTCAGCAGTCTACAATAATTCTCGCGGTCCAAGAAAACCCGGACACCCAACAAACACATTACCAGGTCAGCAGCTCAACACTTTTGTCTCTTACTCTACGTTGTTAATTAAAGGAGATGACAGTTAGCCAGATGAACTGCTGGTTGCTTTGATACAAGGTGGCTGAGAAGTTATGTGGTTGTAAACAAAGACAATTAAAGTATAATCATGAATGAAatagaagcttttttttatcagaaggatcatttatttatttctgtctgaaAGTGTAGTTCAGGCCTAGTTTGAGTGGTTGCTCTGAGTTGATGATTACTATTTTATACAATGAAATTATGCTACCTCTCATGCTGTTGAAAAAGTCTCAAAGGGCTGATGTCGGTTCATTGTTTGCTGTTGTAAACCACAGACCCACATGATTTTATCCAAAAAGTTTAAACTCAGCATGAGAGAAAATTAAACTGAATAAAAATTACTTTTCTAACATTATATTTATTGAAACTTCACGTTAATTCTCTTCTTAGATTAAAAAGGTGCACTCTTTAAATTCCTATCAAACAGGTCTGACACAGTAAAGGTAAATGCCCTACCCTTTGGCACTTTACTTGTATCCATTTGACTCTTCTAATAAAGTAAGTGTGCAGGCCTGGTGTGGGTAATTACTCATTTTAAGATGTGCTTTAACTAAATGGTTTCCTGGTTGAACAGTGCCCCCTGCTGTTGGCTTTAGAAACGACTGATCAAACATACATCAGGCCTCTCACTGGGGTGCTGAAGGAAGCATGGAGGAGATTATGCAAAAAGCATGCTTTCATATTAAGAACCTAAACTGTGATGGATTAAATCAAATCCACCTAAACTCTCTGAACCCTTCATGTCAGGAGATGATCCGACTCATAAAATGGACGACAGCAACACCAGGATCCTGATTGGCTGCTTGGTGGCCATTATCGCCATCCTGCTGACGATCATAGTCATCATCCTGTGGAGGCAGGTGTGGCAGAAGATGCTCGAGAAGGTGAGAAGAGAGTTAAGGTCCACTAATCCGTGATTCTGTGTCAGTGCTGGAGAAGCTCTGAAAATGTCAGACACGCctagaaaatacatttagaaaaaactAACACATGTGAGGACTGAAGCCCATGCAGGATGTATTTACTACTATTTTTGAAAACGTTTTCAAAGTTTTTCCACAACATATGCTAAAAATGGAGAAATGTGCGTACTAAAAAGATATTATGcatgagagaaaacaaatcggtaaatgctctctgattggttttgGCCCAGGAGGAGATATATTAACAAAGGGGCAGTAAAAGAAATGACTCTGTGAATGAATGTTTTGCTTTCTAGCATGAGCTTTATGGTCTTAAATGGACTGTGAAGCAATGCAGTCATCAGTCTGTGGTGttttggtaataaaaaaaagtctcataGGTGTAATGACCTGGATGAAAGAAACCCCTTggacagtctgtgtttgtgtgtgagtccaAAACTCACAGGCTGAATGTGTGCATTAACACTGTGAGTCCACTAAAACCCAGTTGCCGTAATGAGTTTTATGGGGAATAACTTTGCATTCAAGAGATGTTCTTTAGTATCTTCTGATATTCTAATAATAGGTGCAGCTGTCTCTTTTTATCTGTATATTTATCCTTCCTTTTGTCAAGTTTGATTGATGAAGTCCTTGTAAATCAAAACATtgcattaataaaacatttagggGAACTTGCAAATTCCAGTGTGTAGAAAACATCTCCTtttcctctgctaaaatccaaaCGCTCTATTTTAAAATCAGATATCCAACCTTGATGTCTTACCTTACCTGTAACCTTgattatttaacaaaatcaaaaatattaataaactCTTTCTGTCTTTAGGCGTCTCGTCGGATGCTGGACGATGAACTCACAGCTCGTCTTGCCGTCCAGACTCAGCCCTTCTCCTCCCATCACTCCTCTCTGACCAGTGAGGGCGGCTCCACCTCCAACTCCACCTACGAGAGAATCTTCCCCCTCTGCGCCGACTACCAGGAGCCTTCACGCCTTATCCGGAAACTACCTGAGTTTGCTCAGTCCACAGAACATCTCGGTAAGACTCTTAACGTGTAACACTGTGGcaatgtgttcactttttgtctgcaatctttgctctttgctgctgtaacactgtcaatttccccattgtgggataaataaaggattatcttatcttatctgtatGGGGATAGCTGGAGCTGCTAGAGTGTGCTAATGTTTGTGTATTCTCACATCAGAACTGAGCTCCATCGGTAAAGCTCTTGCAGCTGGTGGTGCAGACGGAGCCCCTCACTATGCGGAGGCAGACATCATCAGCCTGCAGGAGTCTTCAGACTGCATCTCAAACTCCATCGCAGCCGTCAGCATGAATCTGTTTGCCTGCACGGATTCCTTCATGAGAGAGTTCCCAAGACACAAACTCACCTTCAATGAGAAGTTGGGAGAGGGCCAATTTGGAGAAGTAAACTCACTTTTTATAGCTCTAATGTTTCCACCGCTGTTATGTTGACGTTTGTAGTAAAAGGTCGAAGCTTTGGGTGAAAGTACGAGAGATTGCTGACAAAGAAGAATCAGTTAGTGGTATTAAactaaattaagaaaaaaagatggttTCAAATGTAGGCAAGTCTATGATGGACTGAAgaagttatttttaaacaggTGCACTTGTGTGAGGCAGAGGGCATGCAGGACTTCCTGGATGACGACTTGGATGTAGAGGGAAACACTGAGTCTCCTTTGCTGGTGGCTGTGAAAACGCTGCGGGAAGATGCCAACAAGAATGCAAggtgaaaaaaatgtgtaactttttgtttttaagaaaatgcCCCGAAAATGAGTCTCTAGCTGTAAGTTACTATTTATTGTACAGACCCAACGCCAAGGAAACATATAATGCATGTTTACCCTTCAGACACAGCAATCTGttcatttatattaaattttatGAAGATTACaataattcaaacaaacaacatacaaaATCATgtacaaaaaagttcaaactgaCATGAGAGTCAAAGACGGTCATAAACTTGTCTTCTTCCATTCACACAAATGCATTTACCTGGAGCCTTGGCTTTATGCACCATAAGGTAAGGCTCCACCCAGTGTTCAGTGTTGGAATTACATTTCTATACATGGTCGTGGTACTTTGGGTCTCACACAAGAATATAATTA from the Labrus bergylta chromosome 4, fLabBer1.1, whole genome shotgun sequence genome contains:
- the LOC109997574 gene encoding discoidin domain-containing receptor 2-like, with translation MKVMTLHPITNHVYFFLLAAAVRCQVNPEMCRYPLGMTGGQIQDEDISASSQWSESTAARFGRLDLDNGDGDGAWCPDIMSEPDGLKEFLQVDLRSLHFITLVGTQGRHADGMGNEFAQRYRIKYSRDGSNWVGWHDRKGRQVIEGNRNAYDVVLKDLEPPIIARFVRFMPVTDHSMIVCMRVELYGCEWLDGLMSYSIPDGHQMIYRGLDVYFNDSVYDGALAERLTKGLGQLTDGTWGLDDFLHSHIYGMWPGYDFVGWSNKSFPKGYVEMIFEFDHIRNFTSMKVHCNNMFSRGVRMFRQAGCYFRSGSDWEPEPVTFRPAVDRVSQSARFVTVPLGDRTASAIKCRFHFSDVWMLFSEVAFQSGSAVYNNSRGPRKPGHPTNTLPGDDPTHKMDDSNTRILIGCLVAIIAILLTIIVIILWRQVWQKMLEKASRRMLDDELTARLAVQTQPFSSHHSSLTSEGGSTSNSTYERIFPLCADYQEPSRLIRKLPEFAQSTEHLELSSIGKALAAGGADGAPHYAEADIISLQESSDCISNSIAAVSMNLFACTDSFMREFPRHKLTFNEKLGEGQFGEVHLCEAEGMQDFLDDDLDVEGNTESPLLVAVKTLREDANKNARNDFLKEIRIMSRLRDPNIVRLLAVCVDTDPLCMITEYMENGDLNQFLCSLRRKEAAEDKTEQEKEEGKGMVSKLIGMAVQIASGMKYLSSLNFVHRDLATRNCLVGKNFTIKIADFGMSRNLYRGDYYRIQGRAVLPIRWMSWESILLGKFTMASDVWAFGVTLWEILTLCKEQPYPQLSDEQVIENTGEFFRDQGKQVYLPKPPCCPDTVYNDLMLSCWRRNAKQRPGFQEIHTQLMESLA